From a region of the Neobacillus niacini genome:
- the qoxC gene encoding cytochrome aa3 quinol oxidase subunit III produces MKINHSLPLEYGTHQNQINILGFWIFLGAEIMLFATLFAGYFTLVNRTGNGPTGTEIFDITPVLLETMILLTSSFTIGLGIHAMRLGSQKAMQVFFAITLLLGLGFLSLEVYEFIHYVHIGAGLQTSAFTAALLNTLGTHGAHVTFGVFWGLFIIFQLKTRGLTPETANKSFIFSLYWHFLDVVWIFIFSFIYLKGMI; encoded by the coding sequence ATGAAAATCAATCACTCGCTGCCACTCGAGTATGGTACACATCAAAATCAAATAAATATTTTAGGTTTTTGGATTTTTCTTGGGGCCGAAATTATGCTTTTTGCTACGCTTTTTGCAGGATATTTTACCTTGGTTAATCGCACCGGTAACGGCCCGACTGGTACAGAAATTTTCGACATTACTCCTGTGTTACTTGAAACAATGATACTCTTAACAAGCAGCTTTACAATTGGGCTAGGAATTCACGCAATGCGATTAGGTAGCCAAAAAGCTATGCAGGTCTTTTTTGCAATAACTCTTCTTCTCGGTCTAGGATTCTTGAGTCTTGAAGTCTATGAGTTTATACACTATGTTCATATTGGTGCTGGACTACAAACTAGTGCATTTACTGCTGCCCTATTAAATACATTAGGAACACATGGAGCGCACGTTACTTTTGGTGTTTTCTGGGGATTATTTATCATTTTCCAACTTAAAACTCGCGGGTTAACACCAGAAACAGCTAATAAGTCATTCATTTTCTCTCTTTATTGGCACTTTCTAGACGTAGTTTGGATATTTATCTTTAGCTTCATCTACTTGAAAGGAATGATCTAA
- a CDS encoding iron-sulfur cluster biosynthesis family protein translates to MEITITNNATEALKQVSNDKMVQLSFDKGSCDIVNTIYEIIVIPRRTVTPREKTIKVNNIDFLFDESFEEVYDHQLVIDYVGGFFVFKNKNQTFNNRIGIKFL, encoded by the coding sequence ATGGAGATAACTATTACAAATAACGCCACTGAAGCACTTAAGCAGGTAAGTAATGATAAAATGGTTCAATTATCATTTGATAAAGGTAGCTGTGATATAGTCAATACTATTTATGAAATCATTGTGATTCCAAGAAGAACTGTTACTCCTAGAGAAAAAACTATTAAGGTAAATAATATTGATTTTTTATTTGATGAAAGCTTTGAGGAAGTATATGACCATCAGTTGGTAATTGACTATGTAGGAGGATTTTTTGTATTTAAAAACAAAAATCAAACTTTCAATAATAGAATTGGAATAAAATTCTTATAA
- a CDS encoding DUF3231 family protein yields the protein MQTNHLGTSLATAFSQVTDSNKVRNYVLRGKDIPLKNINVFNDYLRNNSHPIPLSFDYEVTNSTEFPFSDKLMMFHFGLRLNSGIGNYGAAISASRKSDLVLIYPTYQQKY from the coding sequence ATTCAAACAAATCATTTAGGAACAAGTTTAGCTACAGCATTTAGTCAGGTTACAGATTCCAATAAGGTACGTAATTATGTCTTAAGAGGAAAAGACATCCCATTAAAAAATATTAATGTTTTTAATGATTATTTGAGGAATAATTCACATCCAATTCCATTGTCGTTTGATTACGAAGTTACTAATTCAACGGAATTTCCTTTTTCAGATAAGTTAATGATGTTCCACTTTGGTCTTAGGCTGAACTCTGGTATTGGCAACTATGGGGCAGCAATTTCTGCTAGTCGAAAGAGTGATTTAGTCTTGATTTATCCCACTTATCAACAGAAATATTAG
- the qoxA gene encoding cytochrome aa3 quinol oxidase subunit II: MKKKWAILTAIFTITTMLTGCESFLVLDPKGPQAQTQAKDIILSIWIMSFIVIIVFGILAYMLIKYRASKQMPDYRPPHIEGSILVEAICVGIPVIIVVFLSIVSVQSNYKVESAPAIYKDKEPLIIYASTSNWKWHFSYPEENIETVNYLYIPVERPIEFKLYSYGPITSFWIPQLGGQKYAMADMVNTLHLAADVPGEFMGRNANFNGKGFAENTFNVTAMSQEEFDEWVNEVKDSAEPLTEQKFDKLLEHGHVGQSTYTGTHLTFLPPPEGENGGHQHGASQSDDSDNHSSEEHSSSEDSNSAHNSH, from the coding sequence ATGAAAAAAAAATGGGCTATTTTGACAGCGATTTTTACTATTACCACAATGTTAACAGGGTGTGAATCTTTTTTAGTTTTGGATCCAAAAGGCCCACAAGCTCAAACACAAGCCAAGGATATCATTCTATCCATTTGGATTATGTCTTTCATCGTGATCATTGTTTTCGGAATATTGGCCTATATGTTAATCAAATATCGAGCTTCAAAACAAATGCCAGATTATCGTCCGCCGCACATTGAGGGCAGCATTCTGGTCGAAGCCATCTGTGTCGGGATTCCGGTTATTATTGTTGTATTTCTGTCAATTGTTTCTGTTCAAAGCAACTATAAGGTAGAATCAGCACCGGCGATATACAAAGATAAAGAACCACTAATAATTTATGCTTCTACTTCAAATTGGAAGTGGCATTTTAGCTATCCAGAAGAAAATATTGAAACGGTTAACTACTTATATATACCAGTTGAACGTCCAATTGAGTTTAAATTGTATTCATACGGACCAATCACAAGTTTTTGGATTCCACAACTTGGAGGGCAAAAATATGCAATGGCGGACATGGTTAATACGTTGCACTTAGCTGCTGACGTTCCTGGTGAATTTATGGGGCGGAATGCAAATTTTAATGGTAAAGGGTTCGCAGAGAATACATTCAATGTCACAGCGATGTCCCAAGAAGAATTTGATGAATGGGTAAATGAAGTGAAAGATTCAGCAGAACCATTAACTGAGCAAAAATTTGATAAATTGTTGGAACATGGGCATGTTGGTCAGTCCACCTACACTGGAACACATTTGACTTTCCTGCCGCCACCAGAAGGTGAAAATGGCGGGCACCAACATGGGGCTTCTCAATCTGATGATTCTGACAACCACTCTTCTGAGGAACATTCTAGCTCTGAAGATAGTAATTCTGCCCATAACAGCCATTAA
- the qoxD gene encoding cytochrome aa3 quinol oxidase subunit IV: MKALFPLEQVMGFIFSIILTLMALCVYLFHLPFTVAMTILLITVFVQAGLQLVVFMHAGETEDKGAIYTNIYYALIIALVTIFGTLLCMIWGYL; the protein is encoded by the coding sequence ATGAAAGCTTTATTCCCTCTTGAACAAGTGATGGGCTTTATATTTTCTATCATCCTAACGTTAATGGCACTTTGCGTTTACTTATTTCATTTGCCATTCACCGTTGCAATGACTATTCTACTTATTACAGTGTTTGTACAGGCGGGTCTTCAGCTAGTGGTATTTATGCACGCTGGGGAAACGGAGGATAAAGGAGCAATTTATACAAACATATATTACGCACTAATCATCGCCCTTGTAACTATCTTTGGTACATTACTTTGCATGATTTGGGGCTATTTATAA
- a CDS encoding cysteine hydrolase, with product MRIDPQTTGILLTDPQNEFLHPTGAGYPLTKDILAENDTINNIELLLKTAKEKNYQVFVSPHYYYPHDKNWKIKGGGESMMQENNMFQSKGPQKPIESASGADFYESFKPYLEDGNTIITSPHKIFGPESNDLVLQLRKRGINTVIVGGMNANLCVDSHMRELVEQGFEVYIVSDATAAPGKDAFNAGIVNFGFVSSGVWTTQEAIEKLNS from the coding sequence ATGAGAATTGATCCACAAACGACTGGTATTTTACTGACAGATCCACAGAATGAGTTTTTACATCCTACGGGTGCAGGATATCCTTTAACAAAAGATATACTTGCTGAAAATGACACGATTAACAACATTGAATTACTACTAAAAACAGCGAAGGAAAAAAACTATCAAGTATTTGTTTCCCCGCACTATTACTACCCTCATGATAAAAACTGGAAAATTAAAGGTGGGGGAGAATCAATGATGCAGGAAAACAATATGTTCCAAAGCAAAGGTCCTCAAAAACCGATTGAATCTGCGTCAGGAGCTGACTTTTACGAGTCATTTAAACCATATCTCGAAGACGGTAATACAATCATCACAAGTCCGCATAAAATTTTTGGTCCAGAATCGAATGATTTAGTTTTACAACTTCGGAAACGTGGCATTAATACGGTTATTGTTGGAGGAATGAATGCAAACCTATGTGTTGACTCTCATATGCGTGAACTAGTAGAACAAGGCTTCGAAGTTTATATCGTGAGTGATGCAACAGCTGCTCCTGGTAAAGATGCATTCAATGCAGGCATTGTAAACTTTGGATTCGTTTCAAGTGGTGTTTGGACAACTCAAGAAGCCATCGAGAAATTAAACTCTTAA
- the deoC gene encoding deoxyribose-phosphate aldolase, with translation MDYSNLIDHTLLSADTKEKDIINLCQEAKQYGFASAVVNPAWVSLSAELLRDSDVSVCTVIGFPLGANTPETKAFETKNAIENGATEVDTVINIGALKDKNDELVEKDIRSVVEAAKGKALVKVIIESCLLTNEEKVRACQISVKAGADYVKTSTGFSLHGATVEDVAVMRKAVGPDIGVKASGGVRNREDIKAMIDAGASRIGTSSAVKILG, from the coding sequence TTGGATTATTCTAACTTAATTGACCACACATTACTTTCAGCTGACACTAAAGAAAAAGATATCATTAATTTATGCCAAGAAGCAAAACAATATGGCTTTGCATCAGCAGTTGTAAATCCTGCATGGGTAAGCTTATCAGCAGAACTTTTGCGCGATTCGGATGTAAGTGTCTGTACCGTTATAGGATTTCCTTTAGGTGCGAACACGCCCGAAACAAAGGCATTTGAAACTAAAAATGCTATTGAAAATGGGGCTACAGAAGTCGATACAGTTATAAATATTGGGGCATTAAAAGATAAAAACGATGAACTCGTTGAAAAAGATATACGGTCTGTTGTGGAGGCTGCAAAAGGAAAGGCTTTAGTAAAAGTTATAATTGAGTCATGCCTTTTGACAAATGAAGAAAAAGTACGTGCATGCCAAATTTCTGTAAAAGCAGGTGCAGATTATGTAAAGACTTCAACGGGATTTTCTTTACATGGAGCGACTGTTGAGGATGTAGCAGTCATGAGAAAAGCGGTTGGACCAGATATTGGAGTTAAGGCATCAGGGGGAGTACGAAATAGAGAAGATATTAAAGCGATGATAGATGCTGGAGCATCAAGAATTGGGACCAGCTCTGCTGTAAAAATTCTAGGATAA
- a CDS encoding SCO family protein, with amino-acid sequence MKDPLNWELEDFNARTEEGKDISLTDLKGEVWIADFIFTNCATVCLPMTANMTRLQGMLKEKGLDVEIVSFSVDPSVDTPEKLKEYVMKFNGELTNWQLLTGYSQEFIEEYALKNFKTIVKKPGTDNQVIHGTSFYLIDKEGIVVKDYDGITVPYDDIIRDINILTK; translated from the coding sequence ATAAAAGATCCTCTAAATTGGGAATTAGAGGATTTCAATGCTAGAACAGAAGAAGGGAAAGATATAAGTTTAACAGATTTAAAAGGAGAAGTATGGATTGCCGATTTTATCTTTACGAATTGCGCAACTGTATGTCTGCCAATGACGGCAAATATGACTAGACTTCAAGGGATGTTAAAAGAGAAAGGATTAGACGTGGAAATCGTTTCATTTAGTGTCGATCCATCAGTGGACACTCCTGAAAAATTAAAAGAATATGTAATGAAATTTAATGGAGAATTAACAAATTGGCAACTATTAACTGGATATTCACAAGAATTTATTGAAGAATATGCGTTAAAGAATTTTAAAACCATCGTGAAAAAACCAGGAACAGATAACCAAGTCATCCATGGTACTTCTTTTTATCTTATTGACAAAGAAGGGATTGTTGTCAAAGATTATGATGGAATTACTGTTCCTTATGACGATATTATTAGAGATATTAATATATTAACAAAATAA
- a CDS encoding isochorismatase family cysteine hydrolase produces the protein MRKFLQCFFLFSFFVNLNLYGFNQNVVAAQTKPLPAPGMKVDPKNTALVLTDPQNDFLSPNGVAWNLVKESVAKNHTIENIESLLKTAKANNFKVFVSPHYYYPYDQKWKFGGVLEHAMHELNMYQRKGPLTLEGFKGSGADFLDRYKPYIEDGKTVITSPHKIYGPEANDLGLQLRKQGITHIILAGMSGNLCVESHMRELIEQGFEVSVVHDATGSAIVNNLDGDMAAKINFRMIASASWSTNETVDKMKSSHR, from the coding sequence ATGAGAAAATTTCTACAATGTTTCTTTCTGTTTTCTTTTTTTGTCAATCTCAATCTTTATGGTTTTAATCAAAACGTAGTTGCAGCACAAACTAAACCCCTTCCAGCACCCGGAATGAAGGTAGATCCAAAGAATACTGCTTTGGTGCTTACAGATCCACAAAATGACTTTTTAAGTCCAAATGGTGTAGCATGGAATTTAGTAAAAGAAAGTGTTGCTAAAAATCATACGATTGAGAACATTGAATCATTATTAAAAACAGCAAAGGCAAATAATTTCAAAGTGTTTGTTTCCCCTCATTACTATTATCCATATGACCAAAAATGGAAGTTTGGGGGAGTTTTGGAACATGCAATGCACGAACTTAATATGTATCAACGTAAAGGGCCTTTAACGCTTGAAGGCTTTAAAGGTTCTGGTGCGGACTTTCTTGATAGATATAAGCCATATATTGAAGATGGGAAAACCGTAATCACAAGTCCGCACAAAATTTATGGACCCGAGGCCAATGACTTGGGTTTGCAACTGCGAAAACAAGGAATTACCCACATCATACTGGCAGGTATGTCTGGGAACCTGTGCGTTGAATCCCATATGCGTGAACTAATTGAACAAGGATTTGAAGTGTCAGTGGTTCACGACGCAACAGGGTCCGCAATAGTAAATAATTTAGATGGAGACATGGCCGCAAAAATAAATTTTCGTATGATTGCTAGTGCCTCATGGTCTACAAATGAGACTGTAGATAAAATGAAATCAAGTCATAGATAA
- the qoxB gene encoding cytochrome aa3 quinol oxidase subunit I, which yields MDIFERFAVPHPSPAIYVSMVAIGLTVIAIIAGLTYFKKWGYLWREWLSTVDHKRIGIMYLISALLMLFRGGADAIMMRAQLAIPENKMLDAQHYNEIFTTHGTVMIIFMAMPFIMAFMNYIVPLQIGARDVAFPRLNALSFWLFFMGAMLLNISFVIGGSPDAGWTSYFPLANNEFSESVGTNYYMFALQISGMGTLMTGINMITTILKMRAPGMTLMKMPMFTWSSLVANIIIVFAFPVLTVALIMGTMDRLFATNFFTSTNGGMDMLWANFFWVWGHPEVYILVLPAFGIYSEIISTFSGRNLYGYKSMVGSMVIISLLSFLVWTHHFFTMGQGALTNSIFSITTMAIAVPTGVKIFNWLFTLWKGKIIITTPMLYSLLFIPIFTIGGVTGVMLGMSAADYQYHNTMFLVAHFHMVIIPGVVFAMLAGFHYYWPKMFGFILNEKIGKWTAWIISMSTLLAFMPMFFSGLDGQARRMYTYSESTGYGIWNMLSFIGAIGLAIGFILIVYNVYYSTRYASRDISSDPWDARSLEWATPSPVPEYNFAIVPNVKSVDVLWEAKYNNHILFPGKYENIHMPNNSGIPFILGCIFFAWGFSFVFGMWIPAISTTIGIFVCMGHRSLEKDHGHYISVKEIEETETKLRGA from the coding sequence ATGGATATCTTTGAACGTTTTGCAGTCCCTCATCCAAGTCCTGCTATTTATGTATCAATGGTTGCAATCGGCCTAACCGTTATCGCGATTATTGCCGGCTTAACATATTTTAAAAAGTGGGGATATCTCTGGCGTGAATGGTTAAGCACTGTAGACCATAAACGTATTGGAATCATGTATTTAATATCTGCTCTCCTCATGCTTTTCCGTGGTGGAGCAGATGCGATTATGATGCGTGCCCAACTGGCAATACCCGAAAACAAGATGTTGGATGCCCAGCATTATAACGAAATTTTCACCACTCATGGGACGGTTATGATCATTTTTATGGCAATGCCTTTTATCATGGCGTTCATGAACTATATCGTTCCATTGCAAATTGGAGCCCGTGATGTGGCATTTCCACGATTAAATGCACTAAGCTTCTGGCTTTTCTTTATGGGGGCTATGTTACTCAATATCTCTTTTGTTATAGGTGGATCTCCAGATGCAGGATGGACTTCTTATTTCCCTCTTGCCAATAACGAATTTAGTGAATCTGTAGGAACGAATTATTATATGTTTGCTCTCCAGATTTCAGGTATGGGTACTTTAATGACTGGCATTAACATGATTACTACCATACTTAAAATGAGAGCACCAGGTATGACTTTAATGAAAATGCCAATGTTTACTTGGTCTTCCCTAGTAGCTAATATTATCATTGTTTTTGCTTTTCCAGTATTAACAGTGGCACTTATTATGGGAACAATGGACCGTCTTTTTGCAACGAATTTTTTCACCTCAACAAATGGCGGTATGGATATGCTTTGGGCCAACTTTTTCTGGGTTTGGGGACATCCTGAAGTATATATTTTAGTTTTACCAGCATTTGGTATATACAGTGAGATTATCTCTACCTTTTCTGGCAGAAACCTATATGGTTATAAATCTATGGTTGGCTCCATGGTGATCATCTCTCTCCTTTCATTCCTGGTATGGACACACCATTTCTTTACAATGGGACAAGGAGCGCTAACTAACAGTATCTTCTCGATTACCACAATGGCAATTGCAGTACCGACAGGGGTTAAGATTTTTAATTGGCTATTTACGCTTTGGAAAGGAAAAATTATCATTACTACGCCAATGCTTTATTCCTTGCTCTTCATTCCGATTTTTACAATTGGGGGAGTTACTGGAGTAATGCTCGGAATGTCAGCTGCGGACTATCAATACCATAATACTATGTTTCTAGTAGCCCATTTCCACATGGTTATTATACCAGGTGTGGTATTCGCTATGCTTGCTGGTTTCCATTACTATTGGCCAAAAATGTTTGGTTTCATTCTTAATGAAAAAATTGGAAAATGGACTGCTTGGATTATCTCTATGAGCACTTTATTAGCATTCATGCCAATGTTTTTCTCTGGTTTGGACGGACAAGCCCGCCGAATGTACACATATTCTGAATCAACTGGGTATGGTATTTGGAATATGCTTTCGTTTATTGGAGCGATTGGTTTAGCGATTGGATTTATTTTGATCGTCTACAACGTTTACTATAGTACACGTTATGCATCTAGGGATATTAGTTCGGACCCATGGGATGCACGTTCACTTGAATGGGCCACTCCTAGTCCCGTGCCGGAATATAATTTTGCAATAGTGCCAAATGTTAAGTCAGTTGATGTGCTTTGGGAAGCTAAGTATAATAATCATATTTTATTCCCTGGCAAATATGAAAATATTCATATGCCAAATAATAGCGGTATTCCGTTTATCCTGGGATGTATTTTCTTTGCATGGGGTTTTTCATTCGTATTTGGTATGTGGATTCCCGCAATTAGTACAACCATTGGAATCTTTGTCTGTATGGGGCACCGTTCATTAGAAAAGGATCACGGACATTACATCTCGGTTAAAGAAATTGAAGAAACTGAAACGAAATTGCGAGGTGCTTAA
- a CDS encoding DUF3231 family protein, translated as MKHMTNGGLATYGRVLQHIYRHDIRAFFSKCLTSIIELYKRHRLHT; from the coding sequence ATAAAGCATATGACAAATGGTGGATTAGCGACATATGGGAGAGTTTTGCAGCACATTTATAGACACGATATACGTGCCTTCTTTTCAAAATGTTTAACCTCAATAATCGAACTTTATAAAAGACATCGATTACATACATAA
- a CDS encoding helix-turn-helix domain-containing protein, with protein sequence MAKYSEEFKLKLVKEYQDGKLGYILLAKKYEMKDSTPIRRWVKVYEKFGVEGLKRKKHRETYSVQFKLDVLSFMKRTGSSETDTALVFGITNAPMIAAWKRALLEGGTEALDRPKGRPSMSDKTKKNKKNKHIEDKELTYEQKLERENELLRLEVEYLKKLRAFQMDPKGYLEKHKQHYHSNLKKPSN encoded by the coding sequence ATGGCCAAATATAGTGAAGAATTTAAGTTAAAGTTAGTCAAGGAATATCAAGATGGGAAATTAGGATATATTCTTTTAGCTAAAAAGTATGAAATGAAAGACAGTACTCCGATTAGGAGATGGGTAAAGGTATACGAGAAATTTGGTGTGGAAGGTTTAAAGAGGAAGAAACATAGAGAAACATATTCTGTTCAATTCAAGCTAGATGTATTAAGCTTTATGAAGAGAACAGGTTCTTCAGAAACTGATACAGCCCTTGTATTTGGCATAACTAACGCTCCTATGATTGCAGCTTGGAAAAGGGCTCTTCTGGAGGGTGGTACTGAAGCCCTGGATAGACCGAAAGGACGGCCATCCATGTCTGATAAAACTAAAAAAAACAAAAAGAATAAACACATTGAAGATAAGGAATTAACGTACGAACAAAAGTTAGAAAGAGAAAACGAACTTCTTCGTTTAGAGGTAGAATATTTAAAAAAGTTGCGAGCTTTTCAGATGGATCCGAAGGGCTATCTCGAAAAGCACAAGCAGCATTATCATTCGAACTTAAAGAAACCTTCAAACTAA